One genomic segment of Sorex araneus isolate mSorAra2 chromosome X, mSorAra2.pri, whole genome shotgun sequence includes these proteins:
- the KCNG3 gene encoding potassium voltage-gated channel subfamily G member 3, giving the protein MPAPVVLNVGGARYSLARERLKDFPLRRVSRLHGCRSERDVLELCDDYDRERNEYFFDRHSEAFGFILLYVRGHGKLRFAPRMCELSFYHEMLYWGLEGAHLDFCCQRRLDERLAAAPPGARAPPPPAPPAPPDAPPRWLERMRRTFEEPTSSRAARVLAGVSVLFVIVSMVVLCASTLPDWRAAAADNRSLEERSRVIEAVCIGWFTAECVVRFIVSRDKCEFVRRPLNIIDLLAIAPYYVSVLMTVLTGENPQLQRAGVTLRVLRMMRIFWVIKLARHFVGLQTLGLTLRRCHREMAMLALFVGVAMAVFSALAQLLEHGLALGAASEDFASIPAACWWVIISMTTVGYGDMYPVTVPGRVLGGLCVVSGIVLLALPITFIYHSFVQCYHELKVRSARCGRGLSAEFLS; this is encoded by the exons ATGCCGGCCCCGGTGGTGCTGAACGTGGGCGGCGCGCGCTACTCGCTGGCCCGCGAGCGCCTCAAGGACTTCCCGCTGCGGCGCGTGAGCCGCCTGCACGGCTGCCGCTCGGAGCGCGACGTGCTGGAGCTGTGCGACGACTACGACCGCGAGCGCAACGAGTACTTCTTCGACCGGCACTCGGAGGCCTTCGGCTTCATCCTGCTGTACGTGCGCGGCCACGGCAAGCTGCGCTTCGCGCCGCGGATGTGCGAGCTGTCCTTCTACCACGAGATGCtctactgggggctggagggcgcGCACCTGGACTTCTGCTGCCAGCGCCGCCTGGACGAGCGCCTggccgccgccccgcccggcgcgcgcgccccgccgccgcccgcgccgcccgcgccccccgacgCGCCCCCGCGCTGGCTCGAGCGCATGCGGCGCACCTTCGAGGAGCCCACGTCGTCGCGCGCGGCGCGGGTGCTGGCCGGCGTGTCCGTGCTCTTCGTGATCGTGTCCATGGTGGTGCTGTGCGCCAGCACGCTGCCCGACTGGCGCGCCGCGGCCGCCGACAACCGCAGCCTGGAGGAGCGGAGCAG GGTCATCGAGGCCGTCTGCATCGGCTGGTTCACGGCCGAGTGCGTCGTGCGCTTCATCGTCTCCCGGGACAAGTGCGAGTTCGTCCGGCGGCCGCTGAACATCATCGACCTGCTGGCCATCGCGCCCTACTACGTGTCCGTGCTCATGACGGTGCTGACGGGCGAGAACCCGCAGCTGCAGCGGGCGGGCGTCACCCTGCGCGTGCTGCGCATGATGCGCATCTTCTGGGTCATCAAGCTGGCGCGGCACTTCGTGGGGCTGCAGACGCTGGGGCTGACGCTGCGGCGCTGCCACCGCGAGATGGCCATGCTGGCGCTGTTCGTGGGCGTGGCCATGGCCGTCTTCAGCGCGCTCGCCCAGCTGCTGGAGCACGGGCTGGCCCTGGGCGCCGCCAGCGAGGACTTCGCCAGCATCCCGGCCGCCTGCTGGTGGGTGATCATCTCCATGACGACCGTGGGCTACGGGGACATGTACCCGGTCACGGTGCCCGGCCGCGTCCTGGGCGGGCTCTGTGTGGTCAGCGGCATCGTGCTGCTGGCCCTGCCCATCACCTTCATCTACCACAGCTTCGTGCAGTGCTACCACGAGCTCAAGGTCCGCTCTGCCCGCTGTGGGCGGGGCCTCTCGGCCGAGTTCCTGAGCTGA